From one Tachysurus vachellii isolate PV-2020 chromosome 23, HZAU_Pvac_v1, whole genome shotgun sequence genomic stretch:
- the ddx28 gene encoding probable ATP-dependent RNA helicase DDX28, whose amino-acid sequence MHRVKVGCFGLLASRQLLSQTNSLPCCIRGAGCVQELFYNVVGRQTSTATSEPVIIRVPRRMQDRMDSVKQVKRKNLDKVATVKAGRLLIESKNPLLNQSVSYTLGKFEEPVLTSKGWKNNKSFGDYFTINSTQSAPPFLPESKEEKNQDGQNPRNTFSHLRLSSQLVETLQSHNITHPTIVQLQTIPKLLRGHNVLCAAETGSGKTLAYLLPVVHKLHTEMRPIELESEQKTQALVLVPSRELAEQVTSVARALSQPFGLKVKVVGGGRGVGSIKAAFSYGQPDLLVATPGSLLKAIWRRFVDLSELRFIVVDEADTMFDPSFVDMLEKVLRHTQVAASLSELTGPTRKAQLVVVGATFPGGVGELLDKVTDLGSLVTVKSRMLHYLMPHVKQTFVKVRGSEKVLELHQALKEADRKGVLVFCNSAATVNWLGYTLEEMGLHHARLQGEMPASMREGIFQNFQKGHVDVLLCTDIASRGLDTQRVGLVVNYDFPESHTDYIHRAGRVGRAGASGGGHVLSFVTHPWDVELVQSIETAARRRMCLPGMETDIQRPSKTLSQESK is encoded by the coding sequence ATGCACCGCGTGAAGGTTGGGTGCTTTGGCTTGCTCGCTTCCAGGCAGCTTTTAAGCCAAACTAATTCGCTTCCGTGTTGTATCCGTGGTGCAGGTTGTGTACAAGAGTTATTTTATAATGTTGTTGGACGCCAAACATCGACGGCGACGTCAGAACCGGTGATAATCCGCGTTCCGAGGCGCATGCAAGACCGCATGGACAGTGTGAAGCAGGTGAAACGCAAAAACCTCGATAAAGTAGCCACAGTAAAAGCTGGTAGACTGCTGATCGAAAGTAAGAACCCACTACTGAATCAGTCTGTCAGTTACACTCTGGGCAAGTTTGAAGAACCAGTCCTCACGTCAAAGGGATGGAAGAATAACAAATCATTTGGAGACTACTTTACCATCAACAGCACCCAGAGTGCTCCTCCGTTCCTCCCTGAGTCTAAGGAAGAGAAGAACCAGGATGGACAGAATCCCAGAAACACATTCAGCCATCTCCGTCTTTCGTCACAGCTCGTCGAGACACTGCAGAGTCACAATATCACGCATCCTACGATTGTGCAGTTACAGACTATTCCAAAACTGCTCCGGGGTCACAACGTCCTGTGTGCTGCTGAGACAGGCAGCGGAAAAACTTTGGCCTACCTCCTGCCCGTTGTCCATAAACTACATACAGAGATGAGACCGATAGAGCTGGAGTCAGAGCAGAAGACACAAGCGCTGGTCCTTGTGCCATCGAGAGAGCTGGCCGAGCAGGTGACCTCGGTTGCACGTGCCTTGAGCCAACCGTTTGGGCTAAAGGTTAAAGTTGTaggtggaggaagaggagtcGGAAGCATCAAAGCAGCTTTCAGCTATGGTCAGCCTGATCTTCTGGTTGCTACGCCTGGCTCGTTGTTGAAGGCAATATGGAGACGCTTTGTGGATCTGAGTGAACTTCGTTTTATTGTAGTAGATGAAGCTGATACAATGTTTGACCCCAGTTTTGTAGATATGCTTGAGAAGGTTCTCCGACACACGCAGGTCGCTGCTAGTCTCTCTGAGCTGACCGGACCCACACGAAAAGCACAGCTGGTGGTAGTAGGTGCTACTTTCCCTGGAGGGGTCGGTGAGCTCCTGGATAAAGTGACCGATCTGGGCAGCTTGGTAACGGTTAAGAGCCGGATGTTGCATTACCTGATGCCGCATGTCAAGCAGACCTTTGTGAAAGTGAGAGGCTCTGAGAAGGTTCTGGAGCTTCACCAAGCTTTGAAGGAGGCAGATCGGAAAGGCGTTTTGGTGTTCTGCAACTCGGCTGCCACTGTCAACTGGCTTGGTTACACGCTGGAAGAGATGGGTCTTCATCACGCTCGTCTTCAGGGAGAAATGCCTGCCTCGATGAGGGAAGGAATTTTTCAGAACTTCCAAAAAGGCCATGTTGATGTTTTGCTTTGTACTGATATCGCCTCCCGAGGACTTGACACGCAAAGAGTGGGGTTGGTGGTTAACTATGATTTCCCAGAATCCCATACAGACTACATTCACCGTGCAGGCCGTGTAGGCAGGGCAGGAGCCTCAGGTGGAGGACATGTCCTGAGTTTTGTCACCCATCCATGGGATGTAGAGCTGGTGCAGAGCATTGAGACAGCAGCCAGGAGGAGAATGTGTTTACCAGGAATGGAGACGGACATCCAGAGACCAAGCAAAACATTATCACAGGAGAGCAAATGA
- the galr1b gene encoding galanin receptor type 1b isoform X1 has product MVLFRNETLWSEDQLDANHTDNEPLSPEVVIVPVIFGCIFFLGIVGNTLVMVVIGRIKSRRSRSTTNIFILNLSIADLSFLLFCVPFQATIYSLPEWVFGAFLCKFVHYVFTLSMLVSIFTLVAMSVDRYVAVVLSKKSPCIRNRRNALAGVCVIWALSFVFAVPVAQHQILTNHPEAPNSSFCWEIWPEPVARRTYKVTILVIGYLLPLLLITCCYTKVLYHLHKKIKNMSKKSERSKRKTAQTVLLVVAAFLFCWMPHHIIAMWVEFGDFPLNDSSFAFRILSHCMAYGNSCVNPILYAFLSENFRKACRQVFTCHLFYSPPPVKKIARIRMENFSTTHSTTNL; this is encoded by the exons ATGGTTTTATTCAGGAACGAAACGCTGTGGTCTGAGGATCAGCTGGACGCGAACCACACGGACAACGAGCCTCTCAGTCCGGAGGTGGTGATCGTCCCGGTTATATTCGGATGCATCTTTTTCTTAGGGATTGTCGGGAACACTTTGGTGATGGTGGTCATCGGGAGGATCAAGTCGAGGCGCTCTAGAAGCACCACTAACATTTTCATCCTAAACCTCAGCATAGCGGACCTTTCTTTCCTCCTCTTCTGCGTGCCTTTCCAAGCCACCATTTACTCGCTCCCCGAGTGGGTTTTCGGCGCCTTCCTGTGCAAGTTCGTGCACTACGTCTTCACGCTGAGCATGCTGGTGAGCATCTTCACGCTCGTCGCTATGTCCGTGGACAGGTACGTGGCCGTGGTGCTTTCTAAGAAGTCTCCGTGCATACGGAACCGCAGGAACGCGCTCGCCGGGGTGTGTGTTATCTGGGCTCTGTCGTTCGTCTTCGCTGTGCCAGTGGCGCAGCATCAGATTCTGACTAATCACCCGGAAGCCCCGAACAGCTCATTCTGCTGGGAGATTTGGCCCGAGCCTGTGGCCAGACGCACGTACAAAGTGACCATTCTGGTCATTGGGTATCTGTTACCGCTGCTTTTGATCACATGTTGCTACACCAAG GTGTTGTATCaccttcataaaaaaataaagaatatgtcCAAGAAATCGGAGCGCTCAAAGAGAAAG ACAGCGCAGACTGTGCTACTGGTTGTGGCAGCATTCCTCTTCTGCTGGATGCCCCACCATATAATTGCCATGTGGGTGGAATTTGGAGACTTCCCTCTGAACGATTCCTCCTTCGCGTTCCGCATATTGTCGCACTGCATGGCCTACGGAAACTCCTGCGTCAACCCCATTCTCTACGCCTTCCTCTCAGAGAACTTTCGGAAAGCCTGCCGACAGGTCTTCACCTGCCATCTCTTCTACTCGCCCCCACCTGTGAAGAAAATAGCACGGATTCGGATGGAGAATTTCTccaccacacactccacaacCAACCTGTGA
- the galr1b gene encoding galanin receptor type 1b isoform X2: MVLFRNETLWSEDQLDANHTDNEPLSPEVVIVPVIFGCIFFLGIVGNTLVMVVIGRIKSRRSRSTTNIFILNLSIADLSFLLFCVPFQATIYSLPEWVFGAFLCKFVHYVFTLSMLVSIFTLVAMSVDRYVAVVLSKKSPCIRNRRNALAGVCVIWALSFVFAVPVAQHQILTNHPEAPNSSFCWEIWPEPVARRTYKVTILVIGYLLPLLLITCCYTKTAQTVLLVVAAFLFCWMPHHIIAMWVEFGDFPLNDSSFAFRILSHCMAYGNSCVNPILYAFLSENFRKACRQVFTCHLFYSPPPVKKIARIRMENFSTTHSTTNL, translated from the exons ATGGTTTTATTCAGGAACGAAACGCTGTGGTCTGAGGATCAGCTGGACGCGAACCACACGGACAACGAGCCTCTCAGTCCGGAGGTGGTGATCGTCCCGGTTATATTCGGATGCATCTTTTTCTTAGGGATTGTCGGGAACACTTTGGTGATGGTGGTCATCGGGAGGATCAAGTCGAGGCGCTCTAGAAGCACCACTAACATTTTCATCCTAAACCTCAGCATAGCGGACCTTTCTTTCCTCCTCTTCTGCGTGCCTTTCCAAGCCACCATTTACTCGCTCCCCGAGTGGGTTTTCGGCGCCTTCCTGTGCAAGTTCGTGCACTACGTCTTCACGCTGAGCATGCTGGTGAGCATCTTCACGCTCGTCGCTATGTCCGTGGACAGGTACGTGGCCGTGGTGCTTTCTAAGAAGTCTCCGTGCATACGGAACCGCAGGAACGCGCTCGCCGGGGTGTGTGTTATCTGGGCTCTGTCGTTCGTCTTCGCTGTGCCAGTGGCGCAGCATCAGATTCTGACTAATCACCCGGAAGCCCCGAACAGCTCATTCTGCTGGGAGATTTGGCCCGAGCCTGTGGCCAGACGCACGTACAAAGTGACCATTCTGGTCATTGGGTATCTGTTACCGCTGCTTTTGATCACATGTTGCTACACCAAG ACAGCGCAGACTGTGCTACTGGTTGTGGCAGCATTCCTCTTCTGCTGGATGCCCCACCATATAATTGCCATGTGGGTGGAATTTGGAGACTTCCCTCTGAACGATTCCTCCTTCGCGTTCCGCATATTGTCGCACTGCATGGCCTACGGAAACTCCTGCGTCAACCCCATTCTCTACGCCTTCCTCTCAGAGAACTTTCGGAAAGCCTGCCGACAGGTCTTCACCTGCCATCTCTTCTACTCGCCCCCACCTGTGAAGAAAATAGCACGGATTCGGATGGAGAATTTCTccaccacacactccacaacCAACCTGTGA